In Marivirga salinae, a single window of DNA contains:
- a CDS encoding KpsF/GutQ family sugar-phosphate isomerase has protein sequence MSRILESAKETIAIEARSIKELEGLLTPDFEQAVHAIMESKGKLIVTGMGKSGIIGKKIAATFSSTGTPSYFLHPGEAYHGDLGLIQDDDIVMAISNSGETDELLKIIPFFLRNGNKIIGVSGNPESTLAKNTHFHLNVHVEQEACPLDLAPTSSTTATLVMGDALAVALMKERDFKPEHFALFHPGGSLGRRLLMTVKDVMRSSDLPVIDSQSDMDVVIHSISNGRLGLAIVEENGVLSGVITDGDLRRGMNAKKESFLSLKAKDIMTKSPISIDKEMKLKKAEEMMMERKINTLLVVEKQKCVGVLQVYDL, from the coding sequence ATGAGTCGGATTTTAGAATCAGCCAAAGAAACAATCGCTATAGAAGCTAGGTCTATTAAAGAATTAGAGGGACTTCTTACACCCGACTTTGAGCAAGCAGTACATGCCATTATGGAAAGTAAAGGCAAGCTTATTGTCACTGGCATGGGTAAATCCGGTATTATAGGAAAAAAAATTGCGGCTACTTTTTCAAGTACAGGTACACCAAGTTACTTTCTTCATCCGGGAGAGGCATATCATGGTGATTTAGGTTTAATTCAGGATGATGATATTGTAATGGCGATATCAAATTCAGGAGAGACAGACGAATTACTTAAAATTATACCCTTTTTCTTACGTAATGGCAACAAAATTATAGGTGTAAGTGGCAATCCTGAGTCCACATTGGCTAAGAATACACATTTCCATTTAAATGTTCATGTCGAGCAAGAGGCTTGCCCACTAGATTTGGCGCCTACTTCATCTACCACAGCCACTTTGGTTATGGGTGATGCATTAGCAGTAGCTTTAATGAAAGAGCGTGATTTTAAACCAGAACATTTTGCACTTTTTCACCCAGGCGGTTCATTAGGGAGAAGGTTGTTAATGACTGTGAAGGATGTTATGCGTTCATCAGATTTGCCTGTAATTGATTCTCAAAGCGATATGGATGTGGTGATTCATAGTATTTCAAATGGCAGATTAGGATTAGCCATAGTGGAAGAAAATGGAGTGTTATCTGGCGTTATAACGGATGGTGATTTAAGAAGGGGGATGAATGCTAAAAAAGAATCATTTTTGAGTCTAAAAGCAAAAGATATCATGACAAAATCACCTATTTCCATTGATAAAGAGATGAAATTGAAAAAGGCAGAGGAAATGATGATGGAGCGTAAAATCAATACGCTATTGGTGGTCGAAAAGCAAAAATGTGTGGGTGTTCTACAGGTTTACGATTTGTAA
- the kdsA gene encoding 3-deoxy-8-phosphooctulonate synthase — translation MSKELYQKITSDKPFFIVGPCVMESMDLLHTVAKELVAIKNELDVEIIFKSSFDKANRTSASAKRGPGLEEGKEWLQEIKTAYDLSVTTDVHESYQPKLLEDVVDIMQIPAFLCRQTDLLLAAAETGKIVNIKKAQFLSGEDMLYPCQKVVQAGNKQVLLTERGNMYGYNNLVVDFRNIPDMLQHGFPVIMDCTHSVQRPGGAGGKTGGNREFVPGMALAAKAFGANGYFIETHPNPDEAWSDGPNQLYLKDLRDLIKKLI, via the coding sequence ATGTCGAAAGAATTATATCAAAAAATAACTTCAGATAAACCTTTTTTCATTGTAGGACCCTGTGTGATGGAAAGCATGGATTTACTGCATACTGTTGCTAAAGAATTGGTTGCAATCAAAAATGAGTTGGATGTTGAAATTATTTTCAAATCCTCATTTGATAAAGCTAATAGAACCTCTGCTTCCGCCAAGCGTGGGCCAGGACTAGAGGAAGGGAAAGAATGGTTACAAGAGATTAAAACTGCTTATGATCTCTCAGTTACCACGGATGTACACGAATCTTATCAACCTAAACTATTAGAAGATGTGGTCGATATTATGCAGATTCCAGCCTTTTTATGTCGCCAGACTGATTTATTATTAGCTGCTGCAGAAACGGGTAAGATTGTAAACATTAAAAAAGCGCAATTTTTATCAGGAGAAGATATGCTTTATCCATGCCAAAAAGTGGTGCAAGCGGGAAACAAACAAGTGTTGCTAACCGAAAGGGGAAATATGTATGGCTATAACAACTTGGTGGTGGATTTTAGAAATATCCCAGATATGTTGCAACATGGATTTCCTGTTATAATGGATTGTACCCATTCCGTGCAAAGACCTGGTGGAGCAGGAGGGAAAACTGGAGGAAATAGAGAGTTTGTCCCTGGTATGGCTTTGGCAGCAAAAGCATTTGGAGCAAATGGTTATTTCATAGAAACCCATCCTAATCCTGATGAAGCCTGGAGTGATGGGCCTAACCAATTGTATTTAAAGGATTTAAGAGATTTAATTAAAAAATTAATTTGA
- a CDS encoding glycoside hydrolase family 31 protein: MISSQTINKSNLNLHCGKIEKYKRNAYGIAGKTENAYFRISVVQKGIFKIHLSLTEAFDNHSYAVISKPVGIDFSIIDTNGHLELKTEALTLEIKKDPFTVIFKDNDGNIINEDDHALGTSWLGEQVTTYKKLQEDERFIGLGEKTGPLDRKGTGYQNWNTDHFGYPPDSDPLYCTTPFYIGIHQGLSYGIYLDNSHKTHFNFGASNRRFSSFSADQGDMAYYFIHEKNIEEIISSYTDLTGRMELPPIWSLGYQQCRYSYKPDKEVLSIAKFFREKEIPADVIVLDIHHMEQYKIFTWDGKDFPNPKQMINKLEEMGFKVVVICDPGIKIEEGYEAYDSGKKEDVFIKYPDGEYYEGEVWPGWCHFPDFTKPTVRNWWQEKLKAYTDLGILGLWNDMNEIATWGQYLPDLMEFDYEGEKASTRKARNVYGMQMARSTYEGAKQNSPNKRVFNLTRAGFSGIQRYAAVWTGDNVADDEHMLLGVRLVNSLGLAGVAFSGYDIGGFAGDADSQLFARWISIGAFAPFFRGHSMINSRDSEPWAYGEEVEEISRNYINLRYKMMPYIYSAFYKAHEKGIPVARSLAIYYPHDPKIYHSLYENQYLFGPDIMVAPVASKINLAKVYFPEGEWYDLFDDTFYRGNQEVIVECPIERLPVFVRASAIIPMQDKLENLSQNHNDCLHLHIYGGKQVNQCEYYEDDGDSFNHVDGEYYKRIIDFDPENRTLTINPKEGTFNTQYQKVKLFFHGFEGKINGKIQVNQQTIPLEKTDFNFIDQISNFDPLPENERINLKVDDLPNAIFNLDDDKIEIKW, from the coding sequence ATGATTAGTTCACAAACCATAAATAAATCAAACCTTAACCTTCACTGTGGGAAAATTGAAAAGTATAAGCGTAATGCTTATGGCATTGCAGGTAAAACCGAAAATGCATATTTCAGGATTTCTGTGGTTCAAAAAGGTATTTTTAAAATTCATTTAAGTCTTACAGAAGCCTTTGATAATCATTCTTATGCCGTAATTTCTAAACCGGTAGGAATTGATTTTTCTATTATAGACACAAATGGTCATTTAGAACTTAAAACCGAGGCGCTAACACTTGAAATTAAAAAAGATCCCTTTACGGTAATTTTCAAGGATAACGATGGAAATATCATCAATGAAGATGATCATGCATTGGGAACTTCTTGGTTGGGTGAACAAGTAACTACTTATAAAAAACTTCAAGAAGACGAAAGATTTATTGGTTTGGGAGAAAAAACAGGTCCATTGGATAGAAAAGGAACGGGTTACCAAAACTGGAATACCGACCATTTCGGATATCCGCCTGACAGTGACCCTTTATATTGCACCACACCTTTTTATATAGGAATCCACCAAGGACTTTCTTACGGAATTTACTTAGACAATTCTCATAAAACACATTTTAACTTTGGTGCCTCAAACAGAAGATTCTCTAGTTTTTCTGCCGATCAGGGTGATATGGCCTATTATTTCATCCACGAAAAAAATATAGAGGAAATTATCAGTTCTTATACTGATTTAACTGGTAGAATGGAACTCCCTCCTATTTGGAGTTTAGGGTACCAGCAATGCCGATACAGTTACAAACCGGACAAAGAAGTATTAAGCATAGCCAAATTCTTCAGGGAAAAAGAAATTCCTGCTGATGTGATTGTATTGGATATTCATCACATGGAGCAATACAAAATCTTCACTTGGGATGGAAAAGATTTCCCTAATCCAAAGCAAATGATTAATAAGCTGGAGGAAATGGGGTTCAAAGTAGTGGTAATTTGTGACCCGGGAATCAAAATTGAAGAAGGCTATGAAGCTTATGATTCTGGTAAAAAAGAAGATGTGTTCATTAAATATCCTGATGGAGAATATTATGAAGGAGAAGTTTGGCCGGGATGGTGCCACTTTCCTGATTTCACTAAACCAACTGTTAGAAATTGGTGGCAAGAAAAATTGAAAGCCTATACTGATTTAGGAATATTGGGTTTATGGAATGATATGAACGAAATTGCGACTTGGGGTCAATATTTACCAGACTTAATGGAATTTGATTATGAAGGAGAAAAAGCCTCAACCCGTAAAGCAAGAAATGTTTACGGAATGCAAATGGCAAGAAGCACTTACGAAGGTGCTAAACAAAATTCTCCTAATAAAAGAGTTTTTAATTTAACTAGAGCGGGTTTCTCTGGTATCCAAAGATATGCTGCCGTTTGGACGGGAGATAATGTTGCAGATGATGAGCATATGCTTTTGGGAGTGCGATTAGTCAACAGTTTAGGTTTGGCTGGAGTAGCCTTTTCAGGATATGATATAGGCGGATTTGCAGGAGATGCTGACAGTCAACTATTCGCCAGATGGATTTCAATTGGTGCTTTCGCTCCTTTCTTTAGAGGTCATAGTATGATCAATAGCCGAGATTCAGAACCTTGGGCTTATGGGGAGGAAGTGGAAGAAATTTCCAGAAATTATATCAACCTGCGTTATAAAATGATGCCTTATATATATTCTGCATTCTATAAAGCGCATGAAAAAGGAATACCTGTTGCAAGAAGTTTAGCAATCTATTATCCACACGACCCTAAGATTTATCATTCATTATATGAAAATCAATATCTATTTGGTCCTGATATAATGGTAGCACCAGTCGCTAGTAAAATAAATTTAGCTAAAGTGTATTTTCCTGAAGGCGAATGGTACGATTTATTTGACGATACTTTTTATAGAGGAAATCAGGAAGTAATAGTGGAATGTCCTATTGAAAGATTACCAGTTTTTGTACGGGCTTCTGCAATTATACCAATGCAGGATAAGTTAGAAAACTTGAGCCAAAACCACAATGATTGTCTTCATTTGCATATTTATGGCGGAAAGCAAGTGAATCAATGTGAATATTATGAAGATGACGGTGACTCCTTCAATCATGTAGATGGTGAATATTATAAAAGAATAATAGATTTCGATCCTGAAAATAGAACACTAACTATTAACCCAAAAGAAGGAACTTTCAATACGCAATACCAGAAAGTAAAATTATTCTTTCATGGCTTTGAAGGTAAAATAAATGGTAAAATCCAGGTTAACCAACAAACTATACCGTTGGAAAAAACAGACTTTAATTTTATAGATCAAATTTCCAATTTTGATCCATTACCAGAAAATGAAAGAATCAATTTAAAAGTAGATGATTTACCAAATGCCATCTTCAACTTAGACGATGACAAAATTGAGATCAAATGGTAA
- a CDS encoding alpha-amylase family glycosyl hydrolase, with the protein MRKQLLFIIIIAGIVNYSCQSVQDKMQQDIILTYPEKAKDMNIYEVNIRQYTAEGTINAFIPHIDRLKNMGVDILWIMPVQPIGKKNRKEPLGSYYSIKNYTAINPNFGTLEDFNRLVDTAHEKDMIVLLDWVANHTAYDHHWAEEHPEYYNLDSVGNLQSPVEDWTDVADLNYDNQELHQAMIKEMKWWITEADIDGFRCDMAGMVPNEFWKKAIDSLEATKDVFMLAEWEEPKIHDAGFDMSYGWEFHHMLNDIAKGKANADSVVAYLEKDAEKYDSTAFRMYFTSNHDENSWAGTVFERMGDAYEALAVLTATVPGMPLIYSGQEAGLDKRLPFFDKDSIDWSNLEYEEFYSQLLMLKKNNPALWNGAFGGSFQVINSAQNSSELLAFSRKKDDNEVIIILNLSDSIQTLKVDRNYFDKSYQKANNPQLTVSFSENQEPMAFDPWSYMILTKNSLNIK; encoded by the coding sequence ATGAGAAAACAACTTCTATTTATAATAATAATTGCTGGAATAGTTAATTACTCTTGCCAATCTGTTCAAGATAAAATGCAGCAAGATATAATCCTTACATATCCTGAAAAAGCTAAGGATATGAACATTTATGAGGTTAACATTAGGCAGTACACAGCTGAAGGAACTATAAATGCATTTATCCCCCATATTGATAGATTAAAGAATATGGGAGTTGATATTTTATGGATAATGCCAGTTCAACCTATTGGTAAAAAAAACCGAAAAGAACCCTTAGGAAGTTACTATTCTATTAAAAATTATACCGCTATAAATCCCAATTTTGGAACATTAGAAGACTTCAATAGGCTCGTTGATACTGCTCATGAAAAGGATATGATCGTACTTTTGGATTGGGTTGCTAACCATACGGCTTATGATCACCATTGGGCTGAGGAACACCCTGAATATTACAATTTAGATTCTGTAGGAAACCTTCAATCTCCAGTGGAAGATTGGACTGATGTTGCCGACCTAAATTATGATAACCAAGAATTGCATCAAGCAATGATCAAAGAAATGAAATGGTGGATCACTGAAGCTGATATTGATGGCTTTAGATGCGACATGGCAGGAATGGTGCCTAATGAATTTTGGAAAAAAGCTATTGACAGCCTTGAAGCTACTAAAGATGTATTTATGTTGGCAGAATGGGAAGAGCCAAAAATACATGATGCAGGTTTTGATATGAGTTACGGATGGGAATTTCACCATATGTTGAATGATATTGCAAAGGGGAAAGCCAATGCGGATTCTGTGGTCGCATATTTAGAAAAAGATGCTGAAAAATATGATTCAACTGCCTTTAGAATGTATTTCACATCCAATCATGATGAAAATAGTTGGGCTGGAACAGTTTTCGAACGAATGGGAGATGCCTATGAAGCATTAGCTGTTTTAACTGCTACGGTTCCTGGAATGCCTCTAATTTACAGTGGCCAAGAAGCAGGATTAGATAAAAGACTGCCATTTTTTGATAAAGATAGCATTGACTGGTCAAATCTTGAATATGAGGAATTTTACAGCCAATTATTAATGCTTAAAAAGAATAATCCAGCTTTGTGGAACGGTGCTTTTGGTGGTAGTTTCCAAGTAATAAATTCAGCACAAAATTCATCTGAATTGCTAGCTTTCAGTAGAAAAAAGGATGACAACGAGGTGATTATTATTTTAAATTTATCCGACAGCATCCAAACCTTAAAAGTGGACAGAAATTACTTTGATAAAAGCTACCAGAAAGCTAACAATCCACAACTAACCGTAAGTTTCTCGGAAAATCAAGAACCTATGGCATTTGACCCATGGTCTTATATGATATTGACAAAAAATAGCTTGAACATTAAATAA